The Ranitomeya imitator isolate aRanImi1 chromosome 6, aRanImi1.pri, whole genome shotgun sequence genome window below encodes:
- the LOC138642292 gene encoding lamina-associated polypeptide 2, isoforms alpha/zeta-like, with protein MIRLEVRESLRSLSQAEGSKHRTLLDSNSSEEEREENSYLSSPLSSSSDEESGRFCLPLDRIDKVVKSVRGTMGIEEPKSQPSKQEMMFSGLDRKKHRSFPVNEKIQDLILREWKQPEKKGALPPALKCRYPFDDPVVDTWDKAPKLDAAVAKASKKASLPFEDMGNLKDPLDRKADIFLKGTWEMAAGSLRPAVAATCTARSLMVWLDQLESQLKDGASRDTILKALPTIQNAAAFLSDASVDSVRMAARAAGLSNAARRALWLKCWSGDIQSRTKLCAIPCEGQYLFGPTLDELLEKAGDDKKKFPMMVKTSAVLTFIKQRACNKREKLFPASD; from the coding sequence atgatccggctggaagtaagggaatcactacggtccctatcccaagcggaaggctcaaagcataggactctcttggactctaattcttcagaggaagaaagagaggagaattcctatctctccagtcctctctcctcttcatcagatgaggagtcaggacgattctgtctacccttggatagaatcgacaaagtcgtcaaatcagtcagaggcaccatgggtatagaggaacctaaatcacagccctcgaaacaggagatgatgtttagcggacttgatcgtaaaaaacatagatctttcccggtaaacgaaaagattcaggacttaatccttagagaatggaagcaaccagaaaaaaagggggccttaccaccaGCGTTAAAatgcaggtatccctttgacgatccggttgtggatacatgggataaagctcctaaactggacgcggctgttgcaaaggcgtcaaaaaaggcctcattaccctttgaggatatgggaaacctcaaggatcctctggacagaaaggcagatatattccttaaaggtacctgggagatggcggctggatctctcagaccagccgtagcggcaacatgtacggccagatctttaatggtctggctagatcagttagagtctcagcttaaggacggtgcatccagggatactattctgaaggctctaccgaccatccagaatgctgcagccttcctatcggacgcatcggtggactctgtcagaatggcggccagagcggcaggactatccaacgcggctcgcagggccttgtggctgaaatgctggtcaggtgacattcagtctagaaccaagctctgcgccattccgtgcgaaGGACAATATCTCTTCGGTCCAACTCTGGAcgagttgttggaaaaagcaggggatgacaaaaagaaattcccta